The Mycolicibacterium boenickei genome has a segment encoding these proteins:
- a CDS encoding zinc-dependent alcohol dehydrogenase, translating to MKVTMVTGPGATDVVDVAQPEIGPRDVLVKIRACGICGSDALYIALGGLPPHQGRMPLGHEPAGEIVAAGDEVTGLKVGDHVVVDPMASPGDIIGNGGGRGALAEFLLITDAVRGTHLEVIPDHIPFEVAALNEPMAVARHAVNRCRPRTTDKVLVFGAGPIGLGAILALKSLGVQHVVVADLIASRLETALEIGADAVINSAEENLAQRLVELHGPGEAMFPGKAGTDIYLDAAGVPAVVQSAVTMAKKGATIGVVAVHKEPVSVDFLSLMSNEITILGSMGYPDEIFDVTEDLVANWQKYARIVSHTIPFDRVDEALATASTPGAADKIVVTFD from the coding sequence ATGAAGGTGACGATGGTGACCGGTCCCGGCGCGACGGACGTCGTCGACGTGGCTCAACCTGAGATCGGGCCGCGCGACGTGCTGGTGAAGATCCGCGCCTGCGGCATCTGCGGCAGCGACGCGCTCTACATCGCGCTCGGCGGGCTGCCCCCGCACCAGGGTCGCATGCCCCTGGGCCACGAGCCTGCCGGCGAGATCGTCGCCGCGGGAGACGAAGTCACCGGACTCAAGGTCGGCGACCACGTCGTCGTCGACCCCATGGCTTCGCCCGGCGACATCATCGGCAACGGCGGTGGCCGCGGCGCCCTGGCCGAGTTCCTGCTCATCACCGACGCGGTGCGCGGGACACACCTCGAGGTCATTCCCGACCACATTCCCTTCGAGGTGGCCGCACTCAACGAGCCCATGGCCGTCGCGCGCCATGCCGTCAACCGCTGCCGGCCCCGCACCACCGACAAGGTGCTCGTCTTCGGCGCGGGCCCGATCGGCCTCGGCGCCATCCTGGCACTCAAATCCCTTGGTGTACAACATGTCGTGGTGGCCGACCTCATCGCCTCCCGGCTGGAAACGGCACTGGAGATCGGTGCGGACGCCGTCATCAACTCCGCCGAGGAGAACCTCGCGCAGCGCCTCGTCGAGCTCCACGGCCCCGGCGAAGCGATGTTCCCCGGGAAGGCCGGCACCGACATCTACCTCGACGCCGCAGGCGTGCCCGCCGTCGTCCAGAGCGCGGTGACGATGGCCAAGAAGGGCGCGACGATCGGCGTGGTGGCCGTCCACAAGGAACCGGTATCGGTGGACTTCCTGTCGCTCATGAGCAACGAGATCACCATCCTCGGATCGATGGGCTACCCGGACGAGATCTTCGACGTGACCGAGGATCTCGTCGCCAACTGGCAGAAGTACGCCCGCATCGTCAGCCACACCATCCCGTTCGACCGCGTCGACGAAGCGCTGGCCACCGCGTCCACACCGGGCGCCGCCGACAAGATCGTCGTCACGTTCGACTGA
- a CDS encoding IclR family transcriptional regulator has protein sequence MTLKVDRQTTASQVPSPPTERVIAVMQLLGAEPDRAFPLAEISRRLDISRATGHAILTTLAAHQWAVRDDTGGGYSCGPAVAALGRPSNNRAFRPVLQALSESTGAQAFLARREAASLHIIDAVGETLTAPHIRTGFRIPLVAPFGRDYVAWAAQSAQESWLGAVGEPAPKLRKRLAAVLAEVRRRGYVIERLSPEYVRVYSALRALADEGEPDAITRRLAWSFADLTLVDYLPGELDDAGPHRIATISAPVRDADGLVTMSVTAAPFGALTAATVAELGAQVCDAAQRIEDRLQGVSA, from the coding sequence ATGACGCTGAAGGTAGACCGGCAGACCACCGCCAGTCAAGTGCCGTCGCCGCCGACCGAGCGGGTGATCGCGGTGATGCAATTGCTGGGAGCCGAGCCCGATCGGGCGTTCCCGCTCGCCGAGATCTCCCGGCGCCTCGACATCAGCCGCGCCACCGGACATGCCATCCTGACCACGCTCGCCGCACATCAGTGGGCGGTGCGCGACGACACCGGCGGCGGCTACTCCTGCGGGCCGGCGGTGGCAGCACTCGGGCGCCCCTCGAACAACCGCGCCTTCCGCCCTGTCCTACAGGCCCTTTCCGAATCCACTGGTGCACAGGCATTCCTCGCCCGCCGCGAGGCCGCGAGCCTGCACATCATCGACGCGGTCGGCGAGACCCTGACCGCACCGCACATCAGGACCGGGTTCCGCATCCCGCTGGTGGCCCCTTTCGGTCGTGACTATGTGGCATGGGCCGCCCAGTCGGCGCAGGAGTCCTGGCTGGGTGCCGTGGGAGAGCCGGCACCCAAGCTCCGCAAGCGCCTGGCGGCGGTCCTGGCCGAGGTGCGCCGGCGCGGATACGTCATCGAGCGGCTCAGCCCGGAGTACGTCCGGGTCTACTCCGCTCTGCGCGCCCTGGCCGACGAGGGCGAGCCCGACGCCATCACCCGGCGCCTGGCCTGGTCCTTCGCCGACCTCACCCTGGTCGACTACCTCCCCGGCGAGCTCGACGATGCGGGCCCTCACCGGATCGCCACCATCTCCGCCCCGGTCCGGGATGCCGACGGCCTCGTGACGATGTCGGTGACGGCCGCGCCGTTCGGCGCGCTCACCGCCGCCACCGTGGCAGAACTGGGCGCACAGGTCTGTGATGCCGCACAGCGAATCGAAGATCGTCTGCAAGGAGTAAGCGCATGA
- a CDS encoding sulfotransferase family protein: protein MGSVTDVIEFDDLAAPRLSEAQRQILEYTEARRVEFDIEAMLAEAVTQAGVADLADTAGFGDRLSAHVAAIEADTGLTQLARMTLRSRVVRLLRNRLSLNDLIKRYPEIEAIPIERPFIVVGMPRSGTTHLVNLIAADPGRRALPYWESQEPIPARGHGADVYGVDPRYARVKAEHDALMASTPLVAAMHDRFPEAIEEEVELLDLDLASYVLEWHARVPDWRDYYLGLDQVGHYAYLKKVLQALTFLRGPRTWVLKSPQHCEQLGPLMATFPDATVAFTHRDPVAVIQSAITMMAYGDRMRRTSIDPAWLVDYWSDRVHRLLSACVRDRELVPADRSIDVAFHHLNGNEMPLLEQLYARGGVDLTVKARKRFQQYLNGNPRGKHGRIRYDLQRHFGVSADELRGRFDFYFNRFDVRPES, encoded by the coding sequence ATGGGCAGCGTCACCGACGTCATCGAGTTCGACGACCTCGCCGCGCCTCGGCTCAGCGAGGCGCAGCGACAGATCCTGGAGTACACCGAGGCCAGGCGGGTCGAATTCGATATCGAGGCGATGCTGGCCGAGGCGGTGACCCAGGCCGGGGTGGCCGACCTCGCCGACACCGCCGGCTTCGGTGACCGTTTGTCCGCGCACGTCGCCGCGATCGAAGCCGACACCGGCCTGACTCAGCTGGCCCGGATGACCTTGCGCAGCAGGGTGGTTCGCCTGCTGCGCAACCGGCTGTCGCTCAACGATCTGATCAAGCGCTATCCCGAGATCGAAGCGATCCCGATCGAGCGGCCGTTCATCGTCGTCGGGATGCCGCGCTCGGGCACCACGCATCTGGTGAACCTCATCGCCGCCGATCCGGGCCGCCGCGCGTTGCCGTACTGGGAGAGCCAGGAGCCGATACCTGCGCGCGGGCACGGTGCGGACGTCTACGGGGTCGACCCACGCTACGCGCGGGTGAAAGCCGAACACGACGCGTTGATGGCCAGCACCCCACTGGTGGCCGCCATGCACGACAGGTTCCCGGAGGCGATCGAGGAGGAGGTTGAACTGCTCGACCTCGACCTGGCGTCATATGTGCTGGAATGGCATGCTCGCGTGCCGGATTGGCGCGACTACTACCTCGGGCTGGACCAGGTCGGGCACTACGCCTACCTGAAGAAGGTGCTGCAGGCGCTGACGTTCCTGCGGGGCCCGCGGACCTGGGTGCTCAAGAGCCCGCAGCATTGTGAGCAGCTGGGTCCGCTGATGGCGACCTTCCCGGATGCGACGGTGGCGTTCACTCACCGCGACCCCGTGGCGGTGATTCAGTCGGCCATCACGATGATGGCCTACGGCGACCGGATGCGCCGGACGAGCATCGACCCCGCCTGGTTGGTCGACTATTGGAGCGACCGCGTGCATCGGCTGCTCAGCGCGTGCGTGCGGGACCGCGAGCTGGTGCCGGCCGACCGCAGCATCGACGTCGCGTTCCACCACCTCAACGGCAACGAGATGCCGTTGCTGGAACAGCTTTACGCCCGTGGTGGGGTCGACCTGACGGTGAAGGCGCGCAAACGTTTCCAGCAGTACCTGAACGGTAACCCGCGTGGCAAGCACGGCCGTATCCGCTATGACCTGCAGCGACATTTCGGGGTGTCCGCCGACGAGCTGCGCGGCCGGTTCGACTTCTACTTCAACCGGTTCGACGTGCGGCCCGAGAGCTGA
- a CDS encoding MBL fold metallo-hydrolase, whose product MATDTPEPVYRTRPGADALAPAAAEQAEQIAPGVWCSPGLSNSYLLTTDDGRVIVNTGMGFEGPVHRANFDAVDLSPVRYIIFTQGHVDHVGGLDSVRDPDTQVVAQANWTTWRDDNDRLIPYRASRSAFAFSDKLATGIQAIQRRLGTRHLAGQSVPTVDLDFEDTLTLEVGGRRMELISVPGGETTDSLVVWLPDEGICLCGNTFGPIFGHIPNLVTMRGDRYRDALTAVASVERVRALRPELLVTGHFEPIAGRQRIDAELARLRNAIQYIHDETVAGMNAGKDVGTLMREITLPAEYEVGQGYGKVAWDVRAIWENYSGWFHHRSTTELYPVGSDAVAADLVELAGAEAVVGRARAHLEAGRPLHAIHLAELVGPDGPGARDVLRQAHEHLLGESTNFWESAWLRNTLSQLAARNS is encoded by the coding sequence ATGGCCACTGACACTCCGGAACCCGTCTACCGCACCAGACCCGGCGCCGACGCCCTCGCACCCGCGGCAGCCGAGCAGGCCGAGCAGATCGCGCCAGGGGTGTGGTGCTCGCCCGGTCTGTCGAACTCCTACCTGCTGACCACCGACGACGGCCGGGTGATCGTCAACACCGGAATGGGTTTCGAGGGGCCGGTGCACCGCGCCAACTTCGACGCCGTCGACCTGTCGCCGGTGCGCTACATCATCTTCACCCAAGGCCACGTGGATCATGTCGGGGGACTGGACAGTGTGCGTGATCCTGACACGCAAGTTGTCGCCCAGGCGAACTGGACCACCTGGCGCGACGACAACGACCGCCTCATCCCGTACCGCGCGAGCCGCAGCGCCTTCGCCTTCAGCGACAAGCTGGCCACCGGTATCCAAGCCATCCAACGACGGCTCGGCACCCGGCACCTTGCGGGTCAGAGCGTGCCGACGGTCGATCTCGACTTCGAGGACACGCTGACCCTCGAAGTCGGCGGGCGGCGCATGGAGCTGATCTCGGTACCCGGCGGCGAGACCACCGATTCCCTGGTGGTCTGGTTGCCCGACGAGGGGATCTGCCTGTGCGGAAACACGTTCGGGCCGATCTTCGGGCACATCCCCAACCTGGTGACGATGCGCGGTGACCGGTACCGCGACGCGCTGACCGCCGTCGCGTCGGTCGAGCGGGTCCGCGCGCTTCGGCCCGAGCTGCTGGTGACCGGGCACTTCGAGCCCATCGCCGGGCGGCAACGCATCGACGCCGAACTTGCCCGGCTACGCAACGCGATCCAGTACATCCACGACGAGACCGTCGCCGGGATGAACGCCGGCAAGGATGTCGGCACGCTGATGCGGGAGATCACCCTGCCCGCGGAGTACGAGGTCGGCCAGGGTTACGGCAAGGTGGCCTGGGATGTGCGGGCCATCTGGGAGAACTACTCGGGGTGGTTCCACCACCGGTCCACCACCGAGCTGTATCCCGTCGGGTCCGATGCCGTCGCCGCCGACCTGGTCGAGCTGGCCGGGGCCGAGGCGGTTGTCGGGCGGGCCCGTGCGCACCTCGAGGCCGGCCGCCCGCTGCACGCCATCCACCTGGCCGAGCTGGTCGGGCCGGACGGTCCGGGCGCCCGCGACGTACTCCGGCAGGCTCACGAACACCTGCTCGGTGAGAGCACCAACTTCTGGGAATCCGCATGGCTCAGAAACACTCTGAGCCAACTGGCAGCGAGGAACTCATGA
- a CDS encoding SDR family NAD(P)-dependent oxidoreductase: MTARVSFDFTGTTALITGGTSGIGHATATLFRDAGAEVTVTGTKPAAADYDTDLSGMTYRQLMITDTDSVYALTEGLDRLDVLVNNAGANFPGGLDESKPDGFDASVAVNLTGPYRLMMGLYRALKASAAQGGASVVNLASMSALRAVPLVPGYGAAKAGIICVTRNLAVKWADKGIRVNAVAPGAIDTPMTAPMQFAPELVDAELAHIPLRRFGSVGEIAPAIAFLCTEQSAYTSGTVLVVDGASDCV; encoded by the coding sequence ATGACCGCACGAGTCAGTTTCGATTTCACCGGGACCACCGCACTGATCACCGGCGGCACCAGCGGGATCGGGCATGCCACCGCGACGTTGTTCCGCGACGCCGGGGCGGAGGTGACCGTCACCGGCACCAAGCCGGCCGCAGCCGATTACGACACCGACCTGTCCGGCATGACCTACCGGCAGTTGATGATCACCGACACCGATTCGGTGTACGCCCTGACGGAGGGCTTGGACCGGCTCGACGTGTTGGTCAACAACGCGGGTGCGAATTTCCCCGGGGGCCTTGACGAGTCGAAGCCGGACGGGTTCGACGCATCGGTGGCGGTGAATCTCACCGGGCCGTACCGCTTGATGATGGGTTTGTACCGGGCGCTCAAGGCCTCCGCTGCGCAGGGCGGCGCCAGCGTCGTCAACCTGGCATCCATGTCGGCCCTGCGTGCGGTGCCACTGGTGCCCGGCTATGGCGCTGCCAAGGCCGGGATCATCTGCGTCACGCGCAATCTCGCGGTGAAATGGGCCGACAAGGGCATCCGGGTGAACGCGGTGGCGCCCGGTGCGATCGACACGCCGATGACCGCACCCATGCAGTTCGCACCCGAACTGGTGGATGCCGAACTGGCCCATATCCCGCTGCGCCGTTTCGGGTCAGTCGGTGAGATCGCGCCCGCGATCGCCTTCCTGTGTACCGAGCAGAGTGCCTATACGTCCGGCACTGTCCTCGTCGTCGACGGTGCCTCGGACTGCGTGTAA
- a CDS encoding class I SAM-dependent methyltransferase, translated as MSSRQRLFRWLYRLGFTPWDGHPLAHSLTKLVEGTTHPMSPGTALDLGCGTGDNAVYLARHGWQVTGVDFVAKPLKKARRKAAGLPVNFVKADVTQLSSSGIGGGYQLVIDSGCLHGMSSEDRDAYVREVGAVAAPGAQLLIIAFIPGSSMGVPGIGFDEVQRRFKDGWTLLSSGDEPALDQNGNSRARHYLFAHSV; from the coding sequence ATGAGCTCGCGCCAACGGCTGTTCCGGTGGCTCTACCGGCTCGGGTTCACGCCCTGGGACGGCCACCCGTTGGCGCACAGCCTGACCAAGCTCGTCGAAGGCACCACCCACCCGATGTCTCCCGGGACCGCGCTCGATCTGGGCTGCGGCACCGGGGACAACGCGGTCTACCTGGCCCGTCACGGTTGGCAGGTCACCGGCGTGGACTTTGTGGCCAAACCGTTGAAGAAGGCCCGCCGCAAGGCCGCCGGACTGCCCGTGAACTTCGTCAAAGCCGATGTGACACAACTGAGTTCATCGGGTATCGGGGGCGGCTACCAACTGGTCATCGACAGTGGCTGCCTGCACGGCATGAGCTCGGAAGACCGCGACGCCTACGTGCGGGAGGTCGGTGCGGTCGCCGCCCCCGGTGCGCAACTGTTGATCATCGCTTTCATCCCGGGCTCGTCGATGGGTGTGCCCGGCATCGGATTCGACGAAGTGCAACGCCGCTTCAAGGACGGCTGGACGCTGCTCTCCAGCGGGGATGAGCCGGCACTGGACCAGAACGGCAACAGCCGGGCGCGGCATTATCTGTTCGCTCATTCGGTTTGA
- a CDS encoding pyridoxamine 5'-phosphate oxidase family protein, which yields MALSKEEREQFLAEPHIAALSVYAGDKRGPLTVPIWYQYTPGGEPWVQTGLGSRKHRLIEAAGHFSLMAERLEPSVRYVAVDGAVSRIEPSTDEQLVEMTKRYLPPEKVEPYLEFARREHGEGVTIYLKPEHWLSSDLGSL from the coding sequence ATGGCCCTTTCCAAGGAAGAACGCGAACAGTTTCTGGCCGAACCGCACATCGCCGCCCTCTCTGTGTACGCCGGCGACAAGCGCGGTCCGCTGACCGTCCCCATCTGGTACCAGTACACCCCCGGCGGGGAACCGTGGGTGCAAACCGGCCTGGGTTCCCGCAAGCACCGGCTCATCGAGGCCGCCGGGCATTTCTCGTTGATGGCCGAGCGGCTCGAGCCATCGGTGCGGTACGTCGCCGTCGACGGTGCGGTGAGCCGCATCGAACCGTCCACCGACGAGCAGCTCGTCGAGATGACCAAGCGCTACCTGCCGCCGGAGAAGGTGGAGCCGTATCTGGAGTTCGCCCGCCGTGAGCACGGTGAGGGCGTCACCATCTACCTCAAGCCCGAGCACTGGCTGTCGTCTGACCTGGGGTCGCTGTGA
- a CDS encoding LLM class F420-dependent oxidoreductase produces MRFGLFIPQGWRLDLVDIPTENHWPVMRDLAAYADAGAWDSLWVYDHFHTVPVPTDEATHEAWSLMSAYAATTSRIKLGQMCTAMSYRNPVYLAKIAATTDIISGGRVQMGIGGGWYEHEWRAYGYGFPSAGVRLGRLDEGVQIMRDAWRDGRVSFDGKHYQVDGAIVAPKPLQDSGIPMWIAGGGEKVTLRIAAKYAQYTNFTSEPDGFAHKSEVLAGHCREVGTDYDAIVRSANFNAVIGDSEADVADRVARLRARQAPVAGEAAVDAMLANATAPESASGTPEQVIEKLQRMRDLGCEYAILYFPEAAYDRSGIELFEQKVIPALS; encoded by the coding sequence ATGCGCTTCGGACTCTTCATCCCGCAGGGCTGGCGCCTTGACCTCGTCGACATTCCCACCGAAAACCACTGGCCGGTGATGCGTGACCTGGCCGCCTATGCCGACGCAGGCGCCTGGGACTCGCTGTGGGTCTATGACCACTTCCACACCGTTCCGGTGCCGACCGACGAGGCCACCCACGAGGCCTGGTCGCTGATGTCGGCGTACGCCGCGACGACATCACGGATCAAGCTCGGCCAGATGTGCACCGCCATGAGCTACCGCAACCCGGTCTATCTGGCCAAGATCGCCGCCACCACGGACATCATCTCGGGTGGCCGGGTGCAGATGGGCATCGGCGGCGGCTGGTACGAGCACGAATGGCGGGCCTACGGCTACGGTTTCCCGTCGGCCGGGGTGCGGTTGGGCCGGCTCGACGAGGGCGTCCAGATCATGCGGGACGCCTGGCGTGACGGGCGGGTCAGCTTCGACGGTAAGCACTACCAGGTCGACGGTGCGATCGTCGCGCCGAAGCCGTTGCAGGACAGCGGTATCCCGATGTGGATCGCCGGCGGTGGGGAGAAGGTGACGCTGCGGATCGCGGCCAAGTACGCGCAGTACACCAACTTCACCTCCGAGCCCGACGGATTCGCGCACAAGTCCGAGGTGCTGGCCGGGCATTGCCGGGAGGTCGGAACCGACTACGACGCGATCGTGCGGTCGGCCAACTTCAACGCCGTCATCGGCGACTCCGAAGCCGACGTCGCCGACCGCGTCGCGCGGTTGCGGGCCCGGCAGGCGCCGGTGGCCGGCGAGGCCGCCGTCGATGCCATGCTCGCCAACGCCACCGCGCCCGAATCGGCAAGTGGAACCCCCGAGCAGGTCATCGAGAAGCTGCAACGGATGCGCGACCTCGGGTGTGAGTACGCGATCCTGTACTTCCCAGAAGCCGCCTATGACCGGTCCGGTATCGAGCTGTTCGAGCAGAAGGTCATCCCCGCGCTGAGCTAG
- a CDS encoding SgcJ/EcaC family oxidoreductase produces the protein MPGTEEVLRGVLDEWQAGIAGHDPRRVADVFTADAIFQGLRPYSVGPQGVFDYYDAQPAGMTVDYRINETRRLAADVVLGYLVAEFAFRDQDPVRLNLSVLVTRSGETWRIAHYQVSPVPQSPAH, from the coding sequence GTGCCGGGCACTGAAGAGGTTCTACGCGGGGTCCTCGACGAGTGGCAGGCCGGCATCGCCGGCCACGACCCCCGGCGGGTGGCCGATGTGTTCACCGCCGACGCCATCTTTCAGGGCCTGCGCCCCTACAGCGTCGGCCCGCAAGGAGTGTTCGACTACTACGACGCCCAACCGGCAGGAATGACGGTCGACTACCGGATCAACGAAACCCGCAGGCTCGCCGCCGATGTGGTGCTGGGATACCTGGTAGCGGAATTCGCGTTCCGCGACCAGGATCCCGTTCGCCTCAACCTCAGCGTGCTGGTGACCCGCTCCGGTGAAACCTGGCGCATCGCGCATTACCAGGTCAGCCCGGTGCCGCAGTCTCCCGCGCACTGA
- a CDS encoding SDR family NAD(P)-dependent oxidoreductase — MNTTPHVAVITGASQGIGEALVAGYRKLGYAVVANSRTIGESDDPMVLAVAGDIGQPGVGKQVIDAALERFGRVDTIVNNAGIFVAKPFTEYTDADYDAVTGVNQRGFFELTRAGIAAIESHGEGGHVVTISTSLVDHANSQVPSVLASLTKGGLNAATKALAVEYGTRGIRANAVALGIIRTPMHAPETHEFLSALHPVGHMGDIDDVVDAVLYLEQAGFVTGEILHVDGGQSAGH, encoded by the coding sequence ATGAACACCACACCGCACGTCGCAGTCATCACCGGCGCCTCGCAGGGCATCGGCGAGGCCCTGGTCGCGGGCTACCGCAAGCTGGGCTACGCCGTCGTCGCCAACTCCCGCACCATCGGCGAGAGCGACGATCCGATGGTGCTCGCGGTCGCCGGCGACATCGGGCAGCCCGGCGTGGGCAAGCAGGTGATCGACGCCGCCCTGGAGCGCTTCGGCCGCGTCGACACCATCGTCAACAACGCGGGCATCTTCGTCGCCAAACCGTTCACCGAGTACACCGATGCCGACTACGACGCCGTCACCGGCGTGAACCAACGCGGGTTCTTCGAACTCACCCGCGCCGGGATCGCCGCCATCGAGTCACACGGCGAGGGCGGGCACGTGGTGACCATCTCCACGAGCCTCGTCGACCACGCCAACTCGCAGGTGCCGTCGGTACTGGCATCGCTGACCAAGGGCGGGCTGAACGCTGCGACCAAAGCGCTGGCGGTCGAGTACGGCACCCGCGGCATCCGGGCCAACGCCGTCGCACTCGGCATCATCCGCACCCCCATGCACGCACCCGAAACCCATGAGTTCCTGTCGGCGCTGCATCCGGTCGGCCACATGGGCGACATCGACGATGTGGTCGACGCGGTGCTGTACCTGGAGCAAGCCGGCTTCGTCACCGGCGAGATCCTGCACGTGGACGGAGGCCAAAGTGCCGGGCACTGA
- a CDS encoding LysR family transcriptional regulator, which produces MELRQLRYFVTVAEELNFGRAAERLRIAGPSLSQQIKALERDLKVQLFDRDRRSVALTAAGTALLPGARALIQQADELRRSAMGMATTEPVRVGYVNWCPGDLAERVAGLAQLRVDTWVMPSHTQAARVADGSLDLAICWVQNSDLNALGLDARLMGVDRLYALSAGPDDTPVKAADLLVLVDADASSWSSWNRYGEQFAADTGARVMRTDDGGVTGPTFFEHVRELRRPVLNNPKGQDAPLPKDLVRRPVLAPVPLWTWSLVWRRDEDSPAVRAVIDAFTRSVGDLGVGDTGAWLPADDPYRERGTGGQ; this is translated from the coding sequence GTGGAGCTACGTCAGCTGCGCTATTTCGTCACCGTCGCCGAGGAGCTGAACTTCGGCCGTGCCGCCGAGCGGCTGCGGATCGCCGGCCCGTCGCTCTCGCAACAGATCAAGGCACTCGAGCGCGACCTCAAGGTGCAGCTGTTCGACCGGGACCGGCGCTCTGTCGCCCTCACCGCGGCCGGCACCGCGCTGCTGCCGGGGGCGCGGGCGCTGATTCAGCAGGCCGACGAATTGCGCAGGAGCGCAATGGGAATGGCGACGACAGAGCCGGTGCGCGTCGGATACGTCAACTGGTGTCCCGGAGATTTGGCGGAGCGGGTCGCAGGGCTGGCGCAGTTGCGCGTGGACACCTGGGTGATGCCGTCGCACACCCAGGCGGCCCGCGTCGCCGACGGCAGCCTCGACCTCGCGATCTGCTGGGTGCAGAACAGCGACCTGAACGCGTTGGGACTCGACGCCCGGCTGATGGGCGTCGACCGGCTGTACGCCCTGTCCGCCGGGCCGGACGATACGCCGGTGAAAGCCGCCGATCTGCTGGTGCTGGTTGATGCCGACGCCTCCAGCTGGTCCTCATGGAACCGGTACGGCGAGCAGTTCGCCGCCGATACCGGGGCACGCGTCATGCGCACCGACGACGGCGGAGTGACCGGGCCGACCTTCTTCGAGCACGTGCGGGAACTGCGGCGGCCGGTGCTCAACAACCCGAAGGGACAGGACGCGCCGCTGCCCAAGGACCTGGTCCGGCGCCCGGTGCTGGCGCCGGTCCCGCTGTGGACCTGGTCATTGGTCTGGCGCCGCGATGAGGACAGTCCGGCCGTGCGGGCCGTGATCGACGCCTTCACCCGCAGTGTCGGGGACCTCGGGGTCGGGGACACTGGAGCGTGGTTGCCCGCTGACGACCCGTATCGCGAGCGCGGCACCGGCGGCCAGTAG
- a CDS encoding alpha/beta fold hydrolase, which yields MRTLLLIHGFLDDVNVWDDLVSELPDDVTAVRYQLPGFGARAAEPIPHLTLAALAAEAGQLLDDVDSEVLVVGQSLGTQVAELVAAGHAGKVTGLVLLTPVPLGGTRLPDKALRPFRALGGEPDAQRAARSALSPALTDEQLDRLTHAGESAHPDMVSRYVDLWNNGVPDAPRTSDFTGPVLVIRGRADSFVTDELVSTITPRFPDARERVIDAGGHWVHVEFASEVASAIVGFADDIAGGATAADWRRAFAEQSQASFAEAFADGVVLDATTLAEPISGREAVAAVMATASSIYETLDFTAETTDGSTSYVQWRATAFGGMAIRGITILERDTEGHVVSAAIHHRPLGAVLRFSAEIRNRLAGVLPPTHFLKEA from the coding sequence ATGAGGACTCTACTGCTCATCCACGGTTTCCTCGACGACGTCAACGTCTGGGACGACCTGGTTTCCGAACTCCCCGACGACGTGACCGCCGTTCGGTACCAGCTGCCGGGGTTCGGCGCCCGGGCCGCCGAACCGATCCCGCACCTGACCTTGGCGGCGCTCGCCGCCGAAGCCGGCCAGCTGCTCGATGACGTCGACTCCGAGGTCCTCGTCGTCGGACAGAGCCTGGGCACCCAGGTCGCCGAACTGGTCGCCGCCGGTCACGCCGGCAAGGTCACCGGGCTGGTGCTGCTCACCCCAGTCCCGCTGGGCGGCACCCGACTCCCTGACAAGGCCCTGCGCCCCTTCCGGGCCTTGGGCGGTGAACCCGATGCCCAACGCGCGGCACGATCCGCCCTGTCCCCGGCCCTCACCGACGAGCAACTCGATCGATTGACCCACGCCGGGGAGTCGGCACACCCCGACATGGTGAGCCGCTATGTGGATCTCTGGAACAACGGTGTGCCGGATGCGCCGCGGACGAGTGATTTCACCGGGCCGGTACTGGTGATCCGAGGTAGGGCGGACTCCTTCGTCACCGACGAACTGGTCTCGACGATCACCCCACGCTTCCCGGATGCCCGTGAACGGGTGATCGACGCCGGCGGGCACTGGGTGCACGTCGAGTTCGCGAGCGAGGTCGCTTCCGCGATCGTGGGGTTTGCCGACGACATCGCAGGTGGCGCGACGGCCGCGGATTGGCGTCGCGCATTCGCCGAGCAGTCGCAGGCCAGCTTCGCCGAGGCCTTCGCCGACGGTGTGGTGCTCGACGCCACGACCCTCGCAGAACCGATCTCCGGCCGCGAGGCGGTGGCCGCCGTGATGGCCACCGCGAGCTCGATCTACGAGACGCTCGATTTCACCGCGGAGACCACCGACGGTTCCACGAGCTATGTCCAATGGCGGGCAACGGCTTTCGGCGGTATGGCGATCCGGGGCATCACGATCCTGGAACGCGACACCGAGGGACACGTCGTCTCCGCCGCGATCCACCACCGACCGCTGGGAGCCGTGCTGCGGTTCTCTGCCGAGATCCGGAACCGACTCGCCGGAGTCCTCCCGCCAACGCATTTCCTCAAGGAGGCATGA